The DNA region GGTGACATGGTCGGCCTTCCCTACGCCGACCATTGCCGCATCCTTGAAGCAATGCTCCCCGGCTGGCAGGCCGAACAACTCTTCGAGCCCCACGACGGCGGAATCGAGTTCGTACCCGAACCACCGAGTGCCACCCCGGAGCAGCCCGAGGAAACTCGCCTCGAACCCGAAGTGCGCCGCGCTCCGTACGGAAGCCAAATCGGCGAGGAATTTACTCTATCGGTTCCCCGTGCCGAATTCGGCGAAGCGAAGATCGACGTATTTTCCCTACCAAACCCCCAGCCCGGAAGTCTCCTGGATCTCAACTGGGAAACTTTTGGCCTTGGCATTGAACGACTCGGAAGCCAGATCAAGAACCTCGGAAGCCGTCTCGACGTCGATATTTGCTTCGGCATCAACGAGGCCGGATTGGTAATGGCTACCTTTCTTTCTTCCTCACGGTTCTCGCGATGCCCTATCGGATACCTTCGCTGCAACAAGGTTCGCGGCGGAATTGAACTCGATGACGCTTCCGTCTTCCCGGAATCAAAAGACCATCCCACGATCGTATTGTGCGATTTCGAAGTCAAACACTCGGACGCAATTGGTTACCTCGCAAAACAGGTCCGAGAGCGCTACCCGACGGCAGACCTCTACTTTGCGGTGTTTGGCGCCATGACCCACGGGGACGACCCCCGCGCGTACAGCTTTGACGACCTCGCGGGCGTGCAAAACCTGCGCAAGGCAGACTTCTCGGCTATCTTCATCGCTGCAACCATGAGCCCGCCCGGCATTGAACCCCCATTGGAACTGCGCTAAACCTCGAAGGTGGCCAATCAATGAAGCCCGACAGCTTGATTCCTGATCTGGCGGCAAATATCGCCAATTCAGTCAAGGCAATGATGCTCGAAATACGCCCGCGGCTTGAATACGCCGCCCTTTCAGGCAAGCGTAGTGAGCATGAAAACCTACGACACAGTGACAACTTTCTCTCAGACTTCGACCTCTGGATGCACCAACGCTACAAAGAGGAAATCGCCAAACACGTCCGTTCGTTCGTGTACGCCTCAGAGGAAGCTGATCCCGAGGTGATCGGCCCGGACCCAGACCCCGATCTGTGCGTCTTGGTTGATCCGCTGGACACGAGCGAACTTGCCGTGCGGGGCCTGTACGGCTACACCCACATCATGGTCTACTCGCGCTCGCTTGCGCGACCGATCGTTTCGGTGATCGGAGATATCTTCCATCACATTCAGCTCTACATTGGCGCGCGAGATGCACAAGGCGTGGACCGCGCGTTCATGGTTACCGCCGACTCGACGGAATACGTTCTCGATCGACCGTCCCAAGCCTCTCTGTCGCAAGCGTTGGTCACCAACTACCTCATGCGGCCAGACACACGGTTTGTCTCCCTTGCACAGCAAAGGGATTTTCTCGCTGCGCTCAGCGCGCCGTCCGCCGGGGACAAGAAGAAGGGGCGCATTGGCGTCGACTTCGGCTCGGTGAGCTTGTGTCATGTGGCCGCAGGGATGACCGATGCCACCGTCGAATTTGCCAAGGGTTTCG from Amycolatopsis sp. EV170708-02-1 includes:
- a CDS encoding inositol monophosphatase family protein encodes the protein MKPDSLIPDLAANIANSVKAMMLEIRPRLEYAALSGKRSEHENLRHSDNFLSDFDLWMHQRYKEEIAKHVRSFVYASEEADPEVIGPDPDPDLCVLVDPLDTSELAVRGLYGYTHIMVYSRSLARPIVSVIGDIFHHIQLYIGARDAQGVDRAFMVTADSTEYVLDRPSQASLSQALVTNYLMRPDTRFVSLAQQRDFLAALSAPSAGDKKKGRIGVDFGSVSLCHVAAGMTDATVEFAKGFAIWDLAPGHYILHAAGGAVIDLHGRPIPLDYGFHSLADIGAAMDPRQKFIAAGSASLADEILKSLRV